A stretch of Lathyrus oleraceus cultivar Zhongwan6 chromosome 6, CAAS_Psat_ZW6_1.0, whole genome shotgun sequence DNA encodes these proteins:
- the LOC127095982 gene encoding uncharacterized protein LOC127095982: MAGEQHSDHSRPLDNYNMDDGPPSHETGARDGHPSTPSPEPQNNGDASHARNLGAETFHPIPVPVEGDAVMIAMVNALNQAGSMLHQQHERIMALEAERREARPQPVSRMQQRSEPTKKRGRRSPEPHVSRARARRDGGRAGTSPRRGRSPDNNELSPLRSDEEDLHCPLSRAIMEAPLPKGMEKPPNLAVYDGTTDPDDHVDNVNAMLDYRNDITGHLKCRLFSTTLRKGAMAWYKSLAPESITSWRVMRSMFTRHFTASRRHPKTEATLEAIVQKKNETLRSYIERFNQEAVEVDTTEHMKKYLLERGLLPGSELSRAVGIEPPRTLNELLHKAQAYIRYEEKQVAHNARSGRNAGETEHSKREDTSISRRNGDKRREERPRELREGRGPAGRYSEYTLLTAPRECILAECINSEFKQGRVRFPKPSAPKPHTDKSKYCRFHRSHGHVTEDCVHLKDAIEILIQEGHLKQYTRKNEAPRHDEPEKKRPREDTPPNNSPYPVALCVSRPKDFFLPEPLPEGKITALSPWENFPTTLVISGGGTNGESAALSVKRKFDELLLTAPEQKATLTKYRGKSNPISFFLEELPGGSPNSGIPLLIRAQMAQFDVRRILVDQGSSVDIMYVHLFKTLKLDKTNLAPYVGSDLQGFNGATTRPWGYVELLVTFGEQETAREVKIQFLVVDCPSLYNCIFGRPTLAELTAVPSTVHLKMKYYTKLGRVVTIHGDIEAARRCYDAAVKGQAVVSTKSNCNSKKLKTEDPARGVNAIDLDCRIGLDETEEGRFPKERSLEHPVRPIPDGEFELIPLGDDPERTVKIGKGLPEETREELVACLKENSDLFAWNAAEMPGLDPEIACHKLALDRAAKPIAQRRRKQSPEKAEAAERAVKDLLEANFISEAQYTTWLSNVVLVKKNNGKWRMCVDYTDLNRACPKDAFPLPNIDLLVDNSAGFKLLSFMDAYSGYNQIPMSPADKKHTAFMTPTGNYYYNVMPFGLKNAGATYQRMMNKVFKDEIGDMLEVYMDDMIVKSHEEITHARHLAKVFEQARQCKMRFNPEKCTFGVRAGKFLGFYLTERGIEANPDKCRAFSEFPTPKTKKSIQSLNGVLASLSRFIAKSAQHALPFFRLLRKEATFDWTDECEQALLHLKKVLSQPPVLSRPSEKETLYLYLSVATEAVSAVLIRETDEGQKPIYFTSKALQGPELRYQQIEKVALALINTARRLRYYFLAHTIKVRTDQPIKQLLGRPDMAGRMLKWSLELSEFDIQYESRKALKAQALADFVAEMTHCPTPAESAHKWTIFVDGTSSTSGSGAGIILENEEGILIEVSLALAFPTSNNQAEYEAFLAGLRLAEDLGAKEVKISTDSQLVASQVRGEYRAKNDNLLEYLSLVKEKLDRFEKWEVQHIPREHNTRADVLSKLASTRKKGGNKSVIQEILPRPSIDKLPPPLEVNAIGDARCWMTPIYNYLTRDELPADPKEATTVKRRACSLGEAKRAWVEELHSVLWAYRTTPHSTTGKPRSD, from the exons TCTCCAGAGCCCCAAAACAACGGGGATGCCTCTCACGCCCGCAATTTAGGGGCAGAGACATTTCATCCCATTCCCGTTCCCGTTGAAGGAGACGCCGTAATGATTGCCATGGTGAATGCCCTCAATCAGGCCGGTTCTATGCTCCACCAGCAACACGAACGAATCATGGCCCTCGAAGCCGAACGACGAGAGGCCCGACCCCAGCCGGTGAGTAGGATGCAACAACGTTCGGAGCCAACGAAGAAGCGAGGACGTCGCTCTCCAGAACCCCACGTCAGCAGGGCCCGCGCCCGTCGTGACGGTGGTCGAGCGGGAACATCACCAAGGCGCGGACGCAGCCCCGACAACAACGAACTGTCTCCCTTAAGGAGCGACGAGGAAGATTTGCATTGCCCCCTGTCTCGGGCAATAATGGAAGCCCCGCTCCCCAAAGGCATGGAGAAACCACCAAATCTAGCTGTGTACGACGGGACTACAGATCCCGACGATCACGTCGACAACGTCAACGCGATGCTCGACTACCGCAATGATATAACCGGGCACCTCAAATGCCGACTGTTCTCAACGACCCTCAGGAAAGGGGCCATGGCTTGGTACAAAAGCTTGGCCCCTGAGTCCATTACGTCATGGAGAGTCATGAGGTCCATGTTCACCAGGCACTTTACAGCTTCCCGTCGTCACCCCAAGACTGAGGCGACCCTTGAAGCCATAGtgcagaagaagaatgaaacACTGCGCTCATACATCGAGCGATTCAACCAGGAAGCTGTCGAGGTAGATACCACCGAGCACATGAAGAAGTATCTCCTCGAGAGAGGTCTCTTGCCCGGCAGTGAACTTAGCAGAGCCGTAGGGATCGAGCCTCCCCGCACCTTAAACGAGCTCCTGCATAAAGCCCAGGCCTACATCAGATACGAGGAAAAGCAGGTGGCACACAATGCCCGCAGCGGACGTAACGCTGGGGAGACCGAGCACTCAAAACGCGAGGACACGAGCATTTCCCGTCGCAACGGAGACAAACGAAGAGAAGAAAGACCTCGCGAGCTCCGGGAAGGAAGAGGCCCCGCGGGCAGATATAGCGAGTACACCTTACTGACAGCTCCTCGAGAGTGCATCCTCGCAGAATGTATCAACTCTGAATTTAAGCAGGGCAGGGTCAGGTTCCCAAAACCGTCTGCACCAAAACCCCACACCGACAAATCAAAGTACTGCCGGTTCCACAGAAGTCACGGGCACGTGACCGAAGACTGCGTCCACCTAAAGGATGCGATAGAAATTTTAATCCAAGAGGGGCACCTGAAGCAGTATACGAGGAAGAACGAAGCTCCCAGACACGACGAGCCAGAGAAGAAGAGACCCCGGGAAGACACACCCCCTAACAACTCTCCCTATCCAGTGGCCCTCTGCGTGTCACGACCGaaagatttcttcctccccgAACCATTGCCCGAGGGCAAGATCACTGCACTCAGCCCCTGGGAAAACTTCCCTACCACACTGGTGATATCAGGAGGAGGAACTAACGGGGAATCCGCGGCCCTCTCCGTCAAACGTAAGTTCGACGAACTCCTACTGACTGCCCCCGAGCAGAAAGCGACATTGACAAAATACCGGGGAAAATCCAACCCAATATCCTTCTTCCTGGAGGAACTCCCGGGCGGATCCCCGAACTCGGGCATCCCACTATTGATAAGGGCACAGATGGCCCAATTCGACGTACGACGCATCCTGGTCGACCAAGGCAGCTCAGTGGATATCATGTACGTCCACCTCTTCAAGACTCTGAAGCTAGACAAGACCAACTTAGCCCCCTACGTCGGATCAGATCTCCAAGGATTCAACGGAGCAACAACCAGACCGTGGGGATATGTTGAGCTCCTCGTCACCTTCGGCGAACAAGAAACGGCCAGGGAAGTCAAAATCCAATTCCTGGTCGTAGACTGTCCGTCTCTCTACAATTGCATCTTTGGACGCCCGACACTGGCCGAACTCACCGCGGTCCCATCCACCGTCCACCTGAAGATGAAATACTACACCAAATTGGGACGTGTGGTCACCATCCATGGTGACATCGAAGCAGCCCGGCGATGCTACGACGCCGCAGTAAAAGGACAGGCCGTAGTCAGCACGAAGAGCAACTGCAACAGCAAAAAACTCAAGACCGAGGATCCTGCCCGAGGAGTCAACGCCATCGACCTCGACTGTCGCATCGGGCTGGACGAGACCGAAGAGGGGAGGTTCCCCAAGGAACGCTCTCTCGAACACCCGGTCCGACCAATCCCCGACGGGGAGTTCGAACTCATTCCTCTTGGGGACGATCCGGAAAGGACGGTGAAGATAGGTAAGGGACTACCCGAGGAAACAAGAGAAGAGCTAGTAGCATGCCTCAAAGAGAACTCCGACCTCTTCGCGTGGAATGCCGCGGAAATGCCCGGGCTGGACCCCGAGATCGCGTGTCATAAGCTAGCTTTAGACCGGGCAGCCAAACCCATAGCGCAGCGTAGACGCAAGCAATCGCCCGAAAAGGCAGAGGCTGCCGAGCGAGCTGTAAAAGACCTCTTAGAGGCAAATTTTATTTCTGAAGCCCAGTACACAACCTGGCTCTCTAATGTAGTCCTCgttaagaaaaataatggaaaatggcgtatgtgtgttgattatactgATCTTAATAGGGCTTGCCCGAAAGATGCTTTCCCCCTCCCTAATATAGACTTGCTCGTTGACAACTCTGCAGGTTTTAAACTCTTGTCCTTCATGGACGCATATAGTGGATACAACCAGATCCCTATGTCGCCCGCAGACAAGAAACACACAGCGTTCATGACCCCAACGGGCAATTACTATTACAACGTGATGCCGTTCGGGCTCAAGAACGCTGGCGCTACATACCAACGCATGATGAACAAAGTCTTCAAGGACGAAATAGGGGACATGCTCGAAGTGTACATGGACGACATGATCGTCAAATCACACGAGGAGATAACCCATGCTCGACACCTCGCGAAGGTATTCGAGCAGGCGAGACAGTGTAAAATGAGGTTCAACCCCGAAAAATGCACATTCGGAGTCCGGGCAGGCAAGTTCCTCGGTTTCTATCTCACCGAAAGAGGGATCGAGGCCAACCCCGACAAATGCCGGGCATTCTCGGAGTTTCCGACCCCGAAAACCAAAAAATCGATCCAGTCACTCAATGGAGTGCTCGCCTCACTCTCCCGTTTCATCGCCAAGTCCGCCCAGCACGCATTGCCATTCTTCAGACTCCTTCGCAAAGAGGCTACCTTCGACTGGACCGATGAATGCGAGCAAGCGCTACTCCATCTAAAGAAGGTTCTGTCCCAACCCCCGGTCTTATCACGGCCATCAGAAAAGGAAACCCTATACTTATACCTATCCGTGGCAACCGAGGCCGTCAGCGCCGTTCTAATAAGAGAAACCGACGAAGGACAAAAGCCCATCTATTTTACGAGTAAAGCACTCCAAGGTCCCGAGCTCCGATATCAGCAAATCGAAAAGGTCGCCCTGGCCCTCATCAACACAGCGAGGAGACTACGATATTACTTCCTCGCACACACGATAAAGGTGAGGACCGACCAGCCAATCAAACAGCTGCTCGGGCGCCCGGATATGGCCGGGAGGATGCTCAAGTGGTCACTAGAACTCTCCGAATTCGACATACAATACGAAAGTAGGAAAGCCTTGAAAGCTCAGGCACTGGCCGACTTCGTCGCGGAGATGACCCACTGCCCGACTCCAGCAGAAAGCGCCCACAAATGGACGATCTTCGTCGATGGCACCTCTAGCACATCAGGCAGCGGGGCCGGGATCATCCTCGAAAATGAAGAAGGGATCCTGATAGAGGTATCATTAGCGCTAGCGTTCCCAACATCAAACAAccaagccgaatacgaagccttCCTCGCAGGCCTGAGGTTAGCCGAGGACCTGGGAGCAAAAGAGGTAAAAATATCCACCGACTCCCAGCTCGTGGCCTCACAAGTGCGAGGAGAATACCGAGCCAAGAACGACAACCTCCTCGAGTACTTGTCCCTCGTCAAAGAAAAACTTGATAGATTTGAAAAATGGGAAGTTCAACACATACCCCGCGAGCACAACACACGGGCAGACGTTCTCTCGAAACTAGCCAGCACGAGGAAAAAGGGTGGGAATAAATCAGTAATCCAAGAAATTCTCCCTCGGCCCAGCATCGACAAACTACCGCCTCCACTCGAGGTCAACGCTATTGGAGATGCCCGCTGTTGGATGACACCCATCTACAATTACCTCACACGAGACGAACTCCCGGCTGACCCGAAAGAGGCGACCACTGTCAAACGACGCGCATGCTC ACTCGGTGAGGCAAAGAGGGCATGGGTCGAGGAGCTACATAGCGTGCTATGGGCCTACCGCACGACACCACATTCTACCACCGGGAAACCCCGTTCCGACTAA